The following are encoded together in the Magnetospirillum gryphiswaldense MSR-1 v2 genome:
- a CDS encoding sulfite exporter TauE/SafE family protein produces the protein MDGQLDYGLAFVAGLLGSGHCVGMCGSLVSAFFVRLGDAGKGWRPVVAYHGTRIFIYTLVGLIAALLGLALVSTGIIGKAQAVLQILAGIVVIALGLDILGWLPVRLPAIGLPAATARRIFTSAGGRGPVWGAMTGGVMNGLMPCALTLAMAVKASAAPDPLAGAGLLLAFGLGTLPSMVFVSVVFGRLGARLRGLLLKAAALVVIAMGVATILQGARFFQVMLLLPNW, from the coding sequence ATGGATGGGCAGTTGGATTACGGCCTCGCCTTCGTCGCCGGCCTGCTGGGCAGCGGTCATTGCGTCGGCATGTGCGGGTCGCTGGTCTCGGCCTTTTTCGTCCGTTTGGGCGATGCCGGCAAGGGCTGGCGACCGGTGGTCGCCTATCACGGCACCCGCATCTTCATCTACACCCTGGTCGGGCTGATCGCCGCCCTGTTAGGGCTGGCCCTGGTGTCCACCGGCATCATCGGCAAGGCCCAGGCGGTGTTGCAGATCCTGGCCGGCATCGTCGTCATTGCTCTCGGGCTCGATATCCTGGGCTGGCTGCCGGTGCGGCTGCCGGCCATCGGTCTGCCCGCCGCCACCGCCCGGCGGATTTTCACCAGTGCCGGCGGGCGCGGACCCGTATGGGGGGCGATGACCGGCGGGGTGATGAACGGGCTGATGCCCTGCGCCCTGACCCTGGCCATGGCGGTCAAGGCCAGTGCCGCCCCCGATCCTTTGGCCGGGGCCGGGTTGTTGCTGGCCTTCGGCCTCGGCACCTTGCCGTCGATGGTTTTCGTCAGTGTGGTTTTCGGCCGTCTCGGCGCCCGCTTGCGCGGGCTACTGCTGAAGGCGGCTGCTTTAGTGGTCATCGCCATGGGCGTGGCCACCATCTTGCAGGGCGCACGCTTTTTTCAGGTGATGCTGCTTCTGCCCAATTGGTGA
- a CDS encoding nitrous oxide reductase accessory protein NosL, whose product MNRRHFLLAGSAVAAAAATIAPAQAAEGDGTPMQFMPKKAKDAKPLDNEFDKYPKCPYCGMDRKQYHYSRHLIHYSDDLVDGTCSIHCAAISLSLNLDRVPKVIYAPDNGSGAEIKPLTNAETAFYVIGGDHKPVMSKMPKTAFASKIAAEAAKGAGEIVDFDRALMLSYMSMAEDTKMIRMRREEKRKAAAAAPAGHDGMKH is encoded by the coding sequence ATGAATCGTCGTCATTTCCTGTTGGCCGGCTCTGCCGTTGCCGCCGCTGCCGCCACCATCGCCCCGGCCCAGGCCGCCGAGGGCGACGGCACGCCCATGCAGTTCATGCCGAAAAAGGCCAAGGATGCCAAGCCCTTGGACAACGAATTCGACAAGTACCCGAAGTGTCCCTATTGCGGCATGGACCGCAAGCAATACCATTACAGCCGCCATCTCATTCATTATTCCGATGATCTGGTCGACGGCACCTGTTCCATCCACTGCGCCGCCATTTCCCTGTCCCTGAACCTGGACCGGGTGCCCAAGGTCATCTATGCCCCCGATAACGGTTCGGGCGCCGAGATCAAGCCGCTGACCAACGCCGAAACCGCTTTCTACGTCATCGGCGGCGATCACAAGCCGGTGATGAGCAAGATGCCGAAGACCGCTTTCGCCTCCAAGATCGCGGCTGAAGCGGCCAAGGGCGCGGGCGAGATCGTCGATTTCGATCGTGCCTTGATGCTGAGCTATATGAGCATGGCCGAGGACACCAAGATGATCCGGATGCGGCGCGAGGAAAAGCGCAAGGCCGCCGCCGCTGCTCCCGCCGGTCATGACGGCATGAAGCACTGA
- a CDS encoding nitrous oxide reductase accessory protein NosL: MIRRRLALALALSVLFLPTAWAGEVVVPPPKPDSVCPVCGMFVAKYPEWIATVVYADGHAHYFDGAKDMFKFLADPKRYVPGHKPEDVRMVAVTDYYTVEPMAARAAWYVIGSDILGPMGHELVPLASEAEAKDFLRDHQGKTILRFEQVTPGLLDKLDRGQVK, encoded by the coding sequence ATGATCCGCCGCCGCCTCGCCCTGGCCCTTGCCCTATCGGTGTTGTTCCTGCCCACGGCCTGGGCGGGCGAGGTGGTGGTGCCACCGCCCAAACCGGATTCCGTCTGTCCGGTGTGCGGCATGTTCGTGGCCAAATACCCGGAATGGATCGCCACTGTGGTCTATGCCGACGGCCACGCCCATTATTTCGACGGCGCCAAGGACATGTTCAAGTTCCTGGCCGATCCCAAACGCTATGTCCCCGGCCACAAGCCGGAAGACGTGCGCATGGTGGCGGTGACCGATTATTACACGGTCGAGCCCATGGCGGCCCGCGCCGCCTGGTATGTGATCGGCTCGGATATCCTGGGGCCGATGGGACACGAATTGGTGCCGCTGGCCAGCGAGGCCGAAGCCAAGGATTTTCTGCGCGACCATCAGGGCAAGACCATCCTGCGTTTCGAACAGGTCACCCCCGGCCTGCTGGACAAACTTGATCGCGGTCAGGTGAAATGA